The following are encoded in a window of Thermoanaerobacter ethanolicus JW 200 genomic DNA:
- a CDS encoding DUF2442 domain-containing protein: MYKVVSVKATDDYKLLVTFDNGIVKEYDMKPKLNEWPFELLKNKAFFKAVKVDPGGYGVSWNSEMDLSEYELWKNGKEVNHSLN; this comes from the coding sequence ATGTATAAAGTTGTCAGTGTGAAAGCAACAGATGATTATAAACTGCTTGTTACTTTTGATAATGGAATAGTGAAAGAATACGATATGAAACCAAAGCTTAATGAGTGGCCGTTTGAGCTATTGAAAAACAAAGCTTTTTTCAAAGCGGTAAAAGTTGATCCAGGAGGATATGGTGTAAGTTGGAATAGCGAAATGGATTTGAGTGAATATGAGCTTTGGAAAAATGGTAAAGAAGTTAACCACAGTTTAAATTAA
- a CDS encoding ATP-binding protein yields MSITSSENILRILYSYNPWWREGYFPQDLSKPVKRVVYHQAFELLMHPTIRRYVILSGARRVGKTTILYQMIETLLKNQVHPKKILYVSFDHPLFKLSSFDQILNLYETTVNEEKEAYIFLDEIQYASDWDRWLKVYYDTKPKWRIIATGSASPALIEGTKESGVGRWTVISVPTLSFYEFCEILGVSEKPNNLPDLDLNEISNLNESQLSELMFLLMPLQKYFNKYLTIGGFPEFVFSEDQFLVQRMLREDVVDKVIKRDIPSLFNVRNLAVLEKVFLYLCFNSANVISISTISKEIGDVSTVTVENYIHLLENANLIYKSLPIELGGKKVLKAKPKIYVSDPALRNAVLMIDNILLDSKELGITVETAIFKHIYNFYLQTNARIGYFRKSSDNQKEIDVVVEFPHSKSLIEVKFREDTTLSENEAIVEMSQKEKNIASAVLVTKRPEDYGKVKISTKVPIIKIPAYAFMYLFGRR; encoded by the coding sequence ATGTCTATTACAAGCTCAGAAAATATATTAAGGATTCTATACTCTTATAACCCATGGTGGAGAGAAGGATATTTTCCTCAGGATCTATCCAAACCCGTAAAGAGAGTAGTCTATCATCAGGCATTTGAATTACTAATGCATCCAACTATCAGAAGATATGTCATACTTTCAGGTGCACGTCGTGTAGGTAAAACCACAATTTTATATCAAATGATAGAAACCCTTTTAAAAAATCAAGTGCATCCAAAAAAGATATTGTATGTATCTTTTGATCATCCTTTATTTAAGTTAAGTTCCTTTGACCAAATTCTTAACCTTTATGAAACCACTGTAAATGAAGAAAAAGAGGCTTATATATTTCTAGATGAAATTCAATATGCAAGTGATTGGGACAGATGGTTAAAAGTCTATTATGACACCAAACCAAAATGGAGAATTATTGCCACAGGTTCAGCTTCTCCCGCACTTATTGAAGGTACAAAAGAAAGTGGTGTTGGCCGCTGGACTGTGATTTCTGTACCTACTCTTTCTTTTTATGAATTTTGTGAAATACTTGGAGTCTCAGAAAAACCAAATAACTTACCCGATTTAGATTTAAACGAAATTTCAAATTTAAATGAGTCTCAATTAAGTGAGCTTATGTTTTTACTTATGCCATTGCAAAAGTACTTTAATAAGTATTTAACAATAGGAGGATTCCCCGAATTTGTATTCTCAGAAGACCAATTTTTGGTGCAAAGAATGTTAAGAGAAGATGTGGTTGATAAAGTTATTAAAAGAGATATACCTTCCTTGTTTAATGTGAGAAATTTAGCAGTATTAGAGAAGGTTTTTTTGTACTTATGCTTCAATTCTGCAAATGTTATAAGTATTTCAACGATAAGTAAAGAAATTGGAGATGTTTCAACAGTAACAGTAGAAAACTATATTCATCTTCTTGAAAATGCAAATTTGATTTATAAAAGTTTACCCATAGAATTAGGAGGGAAAAAAGTTCTAAAAGCAAAACCAAAAATTTACGTCTCTGATCCTGCTTTAAGAAATGCAGTTTTGATGATAGACAATATACTCTTAGACAGTAAAGAGCTTGGAATAACGGTTGAGACAGCAATTTTTAAACATATCTATAATTTTTACTTGCAAACAAATGCTAGAATAGGTTATTTTAGAAAATCTTCTGATAATCAAAAAGAAATTGATGTAGTTGTTGAATTCCCACATAGTAAATCCTTAATTGAAGTGAAATTCAGAGAAGATACAACACTTTCTGAAAATGAAGCTATCGTTGAGATGAGTCAAAAGGAAAAAAATATTGCTTCAGCAGTATTAGTAACAAAAAGACCAGAAGATTATGGAAAAGTTAAGATTTCAACAAAGGTACCAATAATAAAAATTCCTGCTTATGCATTTATGTATTTATTTGGGAGACGATAA
- a CDS encoding methyl-accepting chemotaxis protein: MLTVISIIVGFAITKLLGISMKQINVLVEKLSNYDFTVEIDNEGKNEFAEMNSSFKISICERRAFPCHRAL, from the coding sequence TTGTTGACGGTAATATCAATAATTGTAGGATTTGCTATAACAAAATTATTAGGAATCTCAATGAAGCAGATTAATGTTCTTGTTGAAAAACTATCAAATTATGACTTTACAGTGGAAATTGATAATGAAGGTAAGAACGAATTTGCTGAAATGAATAGTTCATTTAAAATATCGATATGCGAAAGAAGAGCATTCCCCTGTCACAGGGCACTTTAG
- a CDS encoding nucleotidyltransferase domain-containing protein, translating to MSRIEQLNRELTRIVEVLIKEYQPEKIILFGSLATNQINEWSDIDLIVIKDTDKSFYERLEEVVKVAKPTIGTDIIVYTPKEIEEMKESMFYVEEILKKGKVIYERSKTMA from the coding sequence ATGAGCAGAATAGAACAATTAAATCGAGAACTTACAAGAATTGTAGAAGTGCTGATAAAAGAGTATCAACCTGAAAAAATAATATTATTTGGTTCATTAGCGACAAATCAAATAAATGAATGGAGCGATATTGATTTAATAGTTATAAAGGATACTGACAAGTCTTTTTACGAAAGATTAGAGGAAGTTGTTAAAGTTGCTAAGCCTACTATTGGCACGGATATTATAGTGTATACCCCAAAAGAAATAGAAGAAATGAAAGAAAGTATGTTTTACGTTGAAGAAATATTAAAGAAAGGAAAGGTTATTTATGAAAGAAGCAAAACAATGGCTTGA
- the dhiT gene encoding type II toxin-antitoxin system toxin DhiT, with translation MPEITRFYGIVIKMYFGDHFPPHFHAIYGEYVGVFDINTLKMIEGDLPRRAKELVVEWASKYQRELLEMWETQVFRKLPGLE, from the coding sequence ATGCCAGAGATAACAAGGTTTTATGGCATAGTAATTAAAATGTACTTTGGAGATCACTTTCCGCCACACTTTCATGCTATATATGGAGAATACGTAGGTGTATTTGATATTAATACTCTTAAAATGATTGAAGGAGATTTACCTAGAAGAGCAAAAGAGTTAGTCGTTGAATGGGCTAGCAAATATCAACGTGAACTTCTAGAAATGTGGGAGACTCAGGTATTTCGAAAATTGCCTGGATTGGAGTGA
- a CDS encoding HEPN domain-containing protein, translated as MKEAKQWLDFAMDDLDSAEIMFKAGKYNMVCFFSHQAVEKALKAFLVSQKHNPPRIHNLIDLVNLCTQHDKSFENFLSKAQVLNQFYIPTRYPTAMPGTTALGMPDIKTAEKAIMYAKEIFSYCKNII; from the coding sequence ATGAAAGAAGCAAAACAATGGCTTGATTTTGCTATGGATGACCTTGACTCAGCAGAAATCATGTTTAAAGCAGGTAAATACAATATGGTTTGTTTCTTTTCCCATCAGGCTGTAGAAAAAGCTTTAAAAGCATTTTTAGTAAGTCAAAAACATAATCCTCCTCGAATTCATAATTTAATAGATCTTGTAAATCTTTGTACACAACATGATAAATCTTTTGAAAACTTCCTATCTAAAGCCCAAGTATTAAACCAATTTTATATTCCAACGAGATATCCTACTGCCATGCCAGGCACAACAGCTTTAGGGATGCCAGATATTAAAACAGCTGAAAAGGCAATAATGTATGCTAAAGAAATTTTTTCTTATTGTAAAAACATAATTTAA
- a CDS encoding DNA double-strand break repair nuclease NurA, translating to MEEQSVFSELPEALVEEMLEKSNQIGEEILLMFKELKKKKKEIREQLQKSGMLKNDRELEFPQPPTTCGVDGSYAIEKLMAMDLVGCAAVAVEGLTPPFETRHWEAPKHLTFMAHEKRDDDTPSIVRGIMIQMELELAVNAPHDIVMLDGSFTTPIIYMNQAVTKAKEKNTDIIEELIKRFESFLMAYRTVLEASKSDKIWVSLPKYTTRQELGKSLGWASHYDDRALMTFILSAGEYTTPIPLEKPIGKWHLASSKDDQKLDRVIDEITSLLEKIHVVYYKPHSWMPALRLEIPSSVATNKSRLSILFQGLRYQCGTAGIMEPYPLFMADRMVKHLGSAMPAFRQSSTRQIIELYEDEDFSEIFFTMHGYRTEGGK from the coding sequence ATGGAAGAACAAAGCGTTTTTTCTGAACTTCCAGAAGCTCTTGTGGAGGAAATGTTAGAAAAAAGTAATCAAATAGGAGAAGAAATTCTTTTAATGTTTAAAGAACTTAAAAAGAAGAAAAAAGAAATTCGAGAGCAGCTTCAGAAAAGTGGAATGTTAAAGAATGATAGAGAACTTGAATTTCCTCAACCTCCTACTACTTGTGGAGTAGATGGATCTTATGCTATTGAAAAACTTATGGCAATGGACCTTGTTGGATGTGCTGCGGTTGCGGTAGAAGGTTTAACTCCTCCTTTTGAGACAAGGCATTGGGAAGCACCTAAACATTTAACTTTTATGGCTCATGAAAAAAGAGATGATGATACACCATCTATAGTAAGAGGAATTATGATACAAATGGAATTAGAACTTGCTGTAAATGCTCCTCATGATATTGTAATGTTGGACGGTTCTTTTACTACTCCTATAATTTATATGAATCAAGCAGTGACCAAAGCAAAAGAAAAAAATACAGATATAATTGAAGAATTAATTAAAAGGTTTGAATCGTTTCTAATGGCTTACAGAACTGTCCTTGAGGCTTCAAAGAGTGACAAAATATGGGTTAGTTTACCAAAATATACAACAAGGCAAGAACTTGGAAAAAGCTTAGGATGGGCTTCTCATTATGATGATAGGGCACTAATGACTTTTATTTTGTCTGCTGGAGAATATACTACTCCAATTCCTTTGGAAAAACCAATAGGAAAATGGCATTTAGCTTCGTCAAAGGATGACCAGAAATTAGATAGAGTTATAGATGAAATAACTTCACTTCTTGAAAAAATTCATGTTGTGTATTATAAACCGCATTCATGGATGCCAGCTTTAAGATTAGAAATACCTTCTTCTGTTGCAACCAATAAAAGTCGATTATCTATATTATTTCAAGGATTACGTTATCAGTGTGGTACAGCAGGTATTATGGAACCTTATCCATTGTTTATGGCTGATAGGATGGTAAAACATTTAGGAAGTGCGATGCCTGCATTTAGGCAGTCTTCAACCCGGCAAATAATAGAATTGTACGAGGACGAAGATTTTTCTGAAATATTTTTTACTATGCATGGATATAGAACTGAAGGAGGTAAGTAA
- a CDS encoding Druantia anti-phage system protein DruA, whose translation MLTKVWIQQLNDYILEHEINSEIDDEINNCVGLEKKREMLRDKIIEQIKAYVLNTPDTQNKDLLRKMHERARIELLLKHRKFLIEKGEKIIDEYFAEGDDIVPEKISPRLIPVRTKEEWDIFKTARFTWSLPFSNGYGRRLCFLIMDEYNGKLIGILGAHSPALGIKLRNEWLNLKGKDKVYKLNETMDIFTLGAVPPYNMLLGGKLVAMSAVANEVRDFYREKYSNKKTEMEQNIISPHLVLFTTTSAYGRSSIYNRVKYKDKLLCFSLGYTKGFGAFKYTDEISRLMKEYLLLKGIEVKGGYGNGPNYKFRLINTAIKEINKEIDLKEVLNIKSIKQLLKHEVKREVFVFPLASNVVEYINGIDKEVKYYDYKFEELAEYWKERYLKRRVKTNDEWRYWNKDNLKKYLLIK comes from the coding sequence TTGTTAACGAAAGTTTGGATTCAACAACTAAATGATTATATATTGGAGCATGAAATAAATTCGGAAATAGATGATGAAATAAATAATTGTGTAGGCCTCGAGAAAAAAAGAGAAATGCTAAGAGACAAAATCATAGAACAAATAAAGGCTTACGTTTTAAACACTCCAGACACACAAAATAAGGACCTATTGAGAAAAATGCATGAGAGAGCTCGAATTGAGCTTTTGCTTAAACACAGAAAATTTTTGATTGAAAAGGGCGAAAAGATTATTGATGAATATTTTGCAGAGGGAGATGATATCGTACCAGAAAAAATATCTCCTAGGTTAATTCCTGTTAGAACAAAGGAAGAATGGGATATTTTTAAAACAGCGAGATTTACATGGAGTTTGCCATTTTCAAATGGTTATGGGCGTAGATTGTGTTTTCTTATAATGGACGAATACAATGGGAAACTTATAGGAATATTGGGAGCCCATTCTCCAGCTCTAGGAATAAAATTAAGGAATGAGTGGCTCAACTTAAAAGGGAAAGATAAAGTTTATAAACTTAATGAGACGATGGATATTTTTACATTAGGTGCAGTACCACCTTACAATATGTTGCTGGGTGGCAAATTAGTAGCAATGAGCGCCGTAGCTAATGAGGTTAGAGATTTCTATAGAGAAAAGTATAGCAACAAAAAAACTGAAATGGAACAAAATATTATATCTCCTCATTTAGTACTTTTCACAACAACTTCAGCTTATGGGCGCAGTTCTATATATAACAGGGTCAAATATAAGGACAAGCTATTATGTTTTTCACTTGGTTATACAAAAGGTTTTGGGGCTTTTAAGTATACTGACGAAATTTCAAGGTTAATGAAAGAGTATTTGTTATTAAAAGGAATCGAAGTTAAAGGTGGATATGGTAATGGTCCTAACTATAAATTTAGACTAATTAATACAGCTATTAAGGAAATAAATAAGGAAATAGATTTGAAAGAAGTTTTAAATATAAAAAGCATAAAACAGCTTTTAAAGCATGAAGTAAAAAGAGAAGTTTTTGTTTTTCCGCTAGCTTCAAATGTAGTTGAATATATCAATGGTATTGATAAAGAGGTTAAATATTATGATTACAAATTTGAAGAATTAGCTGAATATTGGAAGGAACGATATCTAAAGCGAAGAGTAAAAACTAATGATGAATGGAGATATTGGAATAAGGATAATTTAAAAAAGTATCTTTTAATTAAATGA
- a CDS encoding ATP-binding protein codes for MGDFEKLLDNAERIATIGSPSSTSGLALDILGTAVDKKLVGELAFFDFNQDGKRHYALGQITEIQLRNAWLEDPTMRSLARQKGKISQISGRQDTHLGQMTVSAVFSDEGDKFVPSILGTVPPTGTFVKLVTDDILNKLLERYKEEIFYLGHVYGSTPKLPLWFKDFSSGPCGAGEAYHIGIFGKTGSGKSVLAKMILLAYARYEDMGIFVLDPQGEFALSLRNKQGDNMSYILNHTILEKLNKEWFIYDLSTLKLDRWELFVELLREYKFFFELGIKSSEYQEIVAEDVLEFLRKDKNIKLENLDKNTFVKTLQYIHQIIEKIYADKSGVERVRNTIVKTLSDIENNLETSIFEKWRKVSLFFQGNGRKSPGQIVNESLYPEKRPLIIIDLSQKPEDVEQDVWDRKIKPLLIDRFLEAITEMAESVYHKKEKEQIQEKKYSKTNLNTLVLIDEAHRLAPKEKQTDERMERIKNRLIDAARTTRKYGLGWMFISQTLSSLHKEIIGQLRIFFFGFGLALGTEFQALREIVGGDTNALKLYQSFRDPHSSFDVFSRQYAFMTVGPVSPLSFAGSPLFFTAFNTPKDFLRENHFI; via the coding sequence GTGGGGGATTTTGAAAAACTATTGGATAATGCTGAACGCATAGCTACTATTGGTTCGCCTTCTTCAACTAGTGGACTTGCTTTAGATATTCTAGGAACTGCAGTGGATAAAAAACTAGTGGGAGAATTAGCTTTTTTTGATTTTAATCAAGACGGAAAAAGACATTATGCTTTAGGACAAATAACAGAAATTCAATTAAGAAATGCATGGCTTGAAGATCCTACTATGAGATCTTTAGCAAGACAAAAAGGGAAAATCAGTCAAATAAGCGGTAGACAGGATACTCATTTAGGGCAGATGACAGTAAGTGCTGTGTTTAGTGATGAAGGAGATAAATTCGTACCAAGCATCTTGGGAACAGTACCGCCTACTGGGACATTTGTTAAATTAGTTACTGACGATATATTAAATAAACTTTTAGAAAGGTATAAAGAAGAAATTTTCTATCTTGGTCATGTTTATGGTTCTACCCCCAAATTACCCTTGTGGTTTAAAGATTTTTCTTCTGGTCCCTGTGGTGCTGGAGAAGCTTATCATATAGGCATTTTTGGGAAAACAGGTTCGGGAAAATCTGTTTTAGCAAAAATGATATTACTCGCTTATGCAAGGTATGAAGATATGGGAATATTTGTTTTGGACCCTCAAGGAGAATTTGCTCTCAGTTTAAGAAATAAACAAGGCGATAATATGTCTTATATTTTAAATCACACAATTTTAGAAAAGTTAAATAAAGAATGGTTTATATATGACCTTTCTACGTTAAAACTTGATAGATGGGAGCTCTTTGTAGAATTACTTCGAGAATATAAGTTCTTCTTTGAACTCGGAATAAAAAGTTCAGAATATCAAGAAATAGTAGCAGAAGATGTTTTGGAATTTTTACGAAAAGATAAAAATATCAAGCTTGAAAATTTAGATAAAAATACATTTGTGAAAACATTGCAATACATTCATCAAATTATTGAAAAAATTTATGCAGATAAAAGTGGAGTTGAAAGAGTTAGGAATACTATAGTAAAAACTTTAAGTGACATTGAAAATAACTTAGAAACAAGTATTTTTGAAAAATGGCGAAAGGTATCTCTATTTTTCCAAGGTAATGGTAGGAAAAGTCCTGGGCAGATAGTAAATGAATCTCTTTATCCTGAAAAAAGGCCTTTAATTATAATTGATTTATCTCAAAAGCCTGAAGACGTAGAGCAAGATGTGTGGGATAGGAAAATAAAACCTTTGTTAATTGACAGGTTTCTAGAAGCTATTACTGAGATGGCAGAATCGGTATATCATAAAAAAGAAAAAGAGCAAATACAAGAAAAAAAATATAGTAAAACAAATCTTAATACCTTAGTGTTAATAGATGAAGCCCATAGATTAGCACCAAAAGAAAAACAGACAGATGAAAGAATGGAGAGAATAAAAAATAGATTAATTGATGCCGCAAGAACTACAAGAAAATATGGTCTTGGATGGATGTTTATAAGTCAAACATTGTCGAGTCTCCATAAGGAAATAATAGGACAACTTAGAATTTTCTTCTTTGGATTCGGCTTAGCCTTGGGAACCGAATTTCAGGCTTTGAGAGAAATTGTGGGAGGAGATACTAATGCATTGAAATTATATCAATCATTCCGCGATCCTCATAGTTCTTTTGATGTTTTTTCGCGCCAATATGCATTTATGACAGTAGGTCCTGTATCTCCTCTATCCTTTGCTGGGTCACCGCTTTTCTTTACAGCTTTTAATACTCCAAAAGATTTTTTACGAGAAAACCACTTTATATAA
- a CDS encoding putative bifunctional diguanylate cyclase/phosphodiesterase: protein MLKKRELRDKKYYYDYLTHLPNRYFLYEYYSSSNCQFVVALLDFDNFTYINDSYGHHFGDKVLVEISKMLIEIVKEKGKIFRLGGDEFVVLFHCNLDEAISVIENVIEKFNYVFKVEERDILTTVSAGIYVSKVGEHMDDIIRKADAAMFEAKKLGKSKYVIFDKTIEDKIIEKAEMMVDIKKAMLNNEFYLLFQPIYDLRENRIREVEALARWRNDKYGDISPSRFVPVLEETGLIKEFGIFIIEDVFKQIKDWRNKGIELKVNINVSPLQLRDDEFFFKFDELISKYNIPSNLIGIEFTETQILDIKEQKVNKIDEFLRRGIKISLDDFGVGYSSLINMIEFPISTIKMDKSLIDRIDENKVKTLIKGILYISKEMNYEVVAEGVETGEQLSMLKEWGCDKIQGYYISRPKTSEEIELMFRT, encoded by the coding sequence GTGTTGAAGAAAAGGGAACTTAGAGATAAGAAGTATTATTATGATTATTTGACCCACCTTCCAAACAGATATTTTTTATATGAGTATTATAGCTCTAGCAATTGCCAATTTGTTGTTGCACTCCTTGATTTTGATAATTTCACATACATTAATGATTCCTATGGGCATCATTTTGGGGATAAAGTGTTAGTTGAAATAAGCAAGATGCTGATTGAAATAGTAAAAGAAAAGGGAAAGATTTTCAGGCTTGGGGGTGATGAGTTCGTTGTTCTTTTTCACTGTAATTTGGATGAAGCAATAAGCGTTATAGAAAATGTTATAGAAAAGTTTAATTATGTTTTCAAAGTTGAGGAAAGAGATATCTTAACAACAGTGAGCGCAGGCATTTATGTATCAAAAGTAGGCGAACATATGGATGATATTATAAGAAAAGCAGATGCTGCAATGTTTGAAGCTAAAAAGTTGGGCAAATCAAAATATGTCATTTTTGACAAAACTATAGAGGACAAGATAATCGAAAAAGCTGAAATGATGGTAGATATCAAGAAAGCGATGTTAAACAACGAGTTTTACCTTTTATTTCAGCCTATTTATGATTTGAGAGAGAATAGGATAAGGGAAGTTGAAGCCCTTGCAAGGTGGAGGAACGACAAATATGGCGACATCTCTCCTTCTCGATTCGTTCCAGTGCTTGAGGAGACTGGTCTTATCAAAGAATTTGGTATTTTTATTATTGAAGATGTTTTTAAACAAATAAAAGATTGGCGGAATAAGGGTATCGAGCTTAAGGTTAACATCAATGTTTCTCCCCTCCAGCTTAGGGACGATGAGTTTTTCTTTAAATTTGATGAGCTTATTAGTAAATACAATATACCATCAAATCTCATCGGCATAGAATTTACTGAAACTCAAATATTAGACATTAAAGAGCAAAAGGTAAATAAAATAGACGAATTTTTAAGAAGGGGAATAAAGATTTCGCTAGATGATTTTGGAGTTGGATATTCTTCCTTAATAAACATGATAGAGTTTCCTATAAGCACTATTAAGATGGACAAAAGCCTTATTGACAGGATTGACGAAAACAAAGTAAAAACATTAATTAAGGGAATTTTGTATATCTCAAAGGAAATGAACTATGAAGTCGTAGCGGAAGGGGTAGAAACAGGGGAACAGCTTAGTATGCTAAAGGAATGGGGTTGTGACAAAATACAAGGTTATTATATATCGAGACCTAAAACTTCAGAGGAGATAGAACTGATGTTCAGAACGTGA
- a CDS encoding SdpI family protein has product MYENYDVKYEIKKDWWLIAIIILIWIFTFTVFGRLPDKIPIHWNISGQVDSFGPKHDIFILPSIITGIYFAMLYIPLIDPKRANYGKFAGAYRVIRAVLVIILSEVYFVSTYSALGYKIDINRMGNLIIPFMLIGFGSAMGKLRHNYFVGIRTPWTLADEEVWNKTHQLGGKLWLIAGIIGLFASFFTGKWVAVLMFVLLITAVIVPIVYSYIVFKNKEK; this is encoded by the coding sequence ATGTATGAGAACTACGATGTGAAATACGAAATCAAAAAAGATTGGTGGTTAATTGCGATCATCATATTGATATGGATTTTTACGTTTACTGTTTTTGGACGTTTGCCAGATAAAATTCCAATACACTGGAATATTTCGGGCCAAGTGGATAGTTTTGGTCCAAAACATGATATATTTATTTTGCCTTCAATTATTACTGGAATATATTTCGCAATGTTGTATATACCCCTTATTGACCCTAAAAGAGCCAATTATGGTAAATTTGCTGGAGCTTATAGAGTGATAAGGGCAGTTTTAGTAATTATTTTATCAGAAGTATATTTTGTTTCTACATATTCTGCATTAGGGTATAAGATTGATATAAATAGAATGGGCAATCTTATTATTCCTTTTATGCTGATTGGATTTGGAAGTGCTATGGGTAAACTTCGCCATAATTATTTTGTAGGGATAAGAACTCCATGGACGTTGGCGGATGAAGAGGTATGGAATAAGACACACCAGCTAGGCGGAAAACTATGGCTTATTGCAGGTATTATCGGTTTATTTGCTTCCTTTTTCACCGGTAAATGGGTGGCTGTTTTGATGTTTGTGCTGTTAATTACTGCTGTTATAGTACCGATTGTATATTCTTATATAGTTTTCAAAAACAAAGAAAAGTAG
- a CDS encoding DUF3006 domain-containing protein produces the protein MSKKTSRLCIIDRFEGDWAVIEYGNKTFNFPKELLPQNAKEGDVLIFNVLIDEKETENRKKTMEDLAKELFKEE, from the coding sequence ATGTCTAAAAAAACATCTAGACTCTGCATTATAGACAGATTTGAAGGTGATTGGGCAGTAATAGAATATGGAAATAAAACATTCAATTTTCCGAAAGAACTTCTTCCTCAAAACGCAAAAGAAGGAGATGTGCTTATATTTAACGTCCTAATAGACGAAAAAGAAACAGAAAACCGCAAAAAGACAATGGAAGACCTTGCAAAAGAATTGTTTAAAGAGGAATAA